The following DNA comes from Corynebacterium atrinae.
ACGGCGGGCGTCGAGAAGCTGGGTGACGTCGTGCCAGGAGACGGTGCCGGGACGGAATTGTTGAAGTTGTGGATTGTGGCAGTAGGTGCAGCGCAGCGGGCACCCTTGGGTGAACACTGTCGCCGTGAGGCGGCCGGGCCAATCGGTGGCCGAGAAGGGGATGAGCCCGGCGATCGGCAAGTCACTCGCGGAAGTAGACGCGCTCACGGAACTCGCCCTTCTTGCCGATGTTGAAGCTTTGGACCGGCCGGAAGTAGCCCATCACGCGGGTCCACATTTCGGTGGGCTCACCGCAGGAGGGGCAGGCGGGGTGCTCGCCGGAGAGGTAGCCGTGGTCTTGGCAGATGCTAAACGTCGGCGTGATGGTGAGGTAGGGCAGACGGAAGGTCTCCAGGGAGCGTCGCACCAGCGCCGCGCAGGCTTCGCCCGAGCTCATGGCTGCGCCCATGTAAAGGTGGAGGACGGTGCCGCCGGTGTACTTGGCCTGCAAGTCCTCCTGGGCGGCGAGGGCGGCGAAGGGATCAGGAGTGTGCGCGACGGGGAGCTGCGAGGAGTTGGTGTAGTAGGGCTCCTCGTCCGATCCGGCCTGCACGATGTCGGGGAAGCGCTTGCGGTCCTCCTTGGCCAGGCGGTAGGTCGCGCCTTCGGCGGGGGTGGCCTCCAGGTTGTAGAGATGTCCAGTCTCCTCCTGGGCCGTGACCAGCAGGGCATTGAGGTGATCGAGCAGGCGCGCGACTTGTGCGTGCCCCTGCGGATCGGTGAGATCGTAGGCGCCGGAAGTAAAGTTGCGGATCATCTCATTGCAACCATTGACGCCGATGGTGGAGAAATGATTGTCCAGGTTGGGCAGCCAGCGCTTCGTGTACGGGTAGAGGCCGCGGTCGAGGGCCTCGGCCACGAAAGCTCGCCGTCGCTCAAGCGTATCGACGCCCAGTCGCACCAGCTCCGTCGCCGCCGCCAACAAGGCGGCTTCGTCCCCCGCGTGGACGTAGCCCAGGCGGGCGCAGTTGAGGGTGACCACCCCGATGGAGCCCGTGAGTTCGGCGGAACCGAAGAGCCCGTTGCCCCGCTTGAGCAGCTCGCGCAGATCGAGTTGGAGCCGGCAGCACATCGACCGGATCATGCCGGGATCGAGATCGGAGTTGAGGAAGTTCTGGAAGTAGGGGAGTCCGTAACGGGCCGTCATGTCGAATAGCGCCTGTGCATTGGGGCTATCCCAGTCGAAGTCGGGCGTGATGTTGTAGGTGGGGATGGGGAAGGTGAACGGGCGACCCTCGGCGTCGCCTTCGCCCATGACCTCGATGAACGCCCGGTTGATGAGGTCCATCTCGGCTTGGAGATCCCCGTAGGTGAAGCCAACCGGCTCGTTGCCGATGAAGGGAACCTGATCTCGCAGGTCCGGTGGGCAGACCCAATCGAAGGTGAGGTTGGTGAAGGGGGTCTGCGTGCCCCAGCGGGACGGGACGTTGAGGTTGAACACGAACTCCTGAAGGAACTGGCGCACCTGCTCGAACGTGAGGGAATCAAGCCGGATGAACGGCGCGAGGTAGGTATCGAAGGAGGAGAATGCTTGCGCGCCGGCCCATTCGTTTTGCAGGGTGCCGAAGAAGTTGACGATCTGCCCAAGCGCCGAGGTGAAATGCCGGGGCGGAAGCGATGAGGTAGTGCCGGGAACCCCGCCGAACCCTTCTTCCAGCAACTGGCGCAGGGACCAGCCGGCGCAATAGCCAGACAGCATGTCGAGATCATGAATGTGGAGGTCCCCCTCGCGGTGCGCGCGGCCAGCGGCGGGGGAGAAGACATTGTCCAACCAGTAGTTAGCGGTGATCGCGCCAGCGGAGTTGAGGATCATTCCGCCGAGGGAATAGTCCTGGTTGGCGTTGGCGTTGACGCGCCAGTCGGAGCGGTCGAGGTAGTTCTCGATGAGGGCGGAGGGGTCGATGCGATGGGAAGACACGGCATCAACCATAAGTTGGAATTACAGATCTGTAAGTAAATGTGACCGCGGCGATAGGTGCAACATCTGCTCGCGATTGTCCGCTGGGGCACTACATGTTGTGGGTAGCGCGGTGGTGTCTAGGGGGAAGGGAGGAGCATCTTGCGGGGCCCTTCCATGCGCGGGCCCTACCCCTGAGTGGGGGAGGAGTGCCACTCGGCAAGGCGCTCGCGCAACAAGGCGCCCGAGTCGCGGCTGGCCTGCCGGTTGCCCTCGATGGTGCCGCCCAGCATGGTTTTCCAACTGGGGCCGATCGTCGCGGCAATATCCTCAGAGAACAAGTGGCCCGCGCTGGGGTAGATCACCGCCTCCAGGCGGGGGTTGGTGTTCGCGAGGTTGCGGGCAGCTGTCGCTGCCTGCCACATCGCATCCTGGTCGCCGGCGAAGAGCAGGCCGTGCCCCGAGAAGCCGGACAGGTCTATGACGCTGGACGGGTCGGCCGAGGCAGCCGCGGCCTCATACGTGGGCAGGTAGGACACGGGTAGGCCGAGGGCCATCCGGAACATCATGGGCGCCATGATGCGGAAATCGGAAGGGAAGGCGGCGAAGGGTATTTCGGAGCCCCGCCAGGTGAAGCTGCTGGCTTGTTCCCGGCTATCGAAGCTAAGGCCGGAGTACGTGTGATCGCCGGGCGTGTACAGCACGATGTTGTCGATCTCGGGATAGCGGGCGGCTAGGTTTGCCGTCAGCTCCGCACCTTTCGATGTCCCGATGACCGTCAGTGGCCCGGCAGTTAGCTCCTCCCGCTCACCGATCCAGGACAGCGCCTCATCGAAGAAGTCGAGTGGGACCTGTGACAGGGTGGGCTGTTGGCCGTCTTGGCCAAAGAAATACAGGGCCAGGGTGTGGTAGCCCTGCTCGCTCAGGGCTCGAGCCTGGAAATCTGCGGCACTACCCTCCGAACCGCCGAAGGTGATGATGGTCCCGGCATGTTGAGGCTGCGCGGGGGCGTAATGGATGCCGCGTAGATAGTCCCCATCAACCGCCTCGCCGCCGTGGGCACGGAGGATGGAATCTCGGTCGGTGCTCACCACGTCGCCAGCTTCCGACGGTATGGCGTAGTGGCGGAGGTTGTAGGAGAGAATGCCCCAGTAACTCAGTCCAAGCAGGAGGGCAAACGCGAGGAGTGCGC
Coding sequences within:
- a CDS encoding alpha/beta fold hydrolase, encoding MKTAGKILGALLAFALLLGLSYWGILSYNLRHYAIPSEAGDVVSTDRDSILRAHGGEAVDGDYLRGIHYAPAQPQHAGTIITFGGSEGSAADFQARALSEQGYHTLALYFFGQDGQQPTLSQVPLDFFDEALSWIGEREELTAGPLTVIGTSKGAELTANLAARYPEIDNIVLYTPGDHTYSGLSFDSREQASSFTWRGSEIPFAAFPSDFRIMAPMMFRMALGLPVSYLPTYEAAAASADPSSVIDLSGFSGHGLLFAGDQDAMWQAATAARNLANTNPRLEAVIYPSAGHLFSEDIAATIGPSWKTMLGGTIEGNRQASRDSGALLRERLAEWHSSPTQG
- a CDS encoding ribonucleoside triphosphate reductase, with protein sequence MSSHRIDPSALIENYLDRSDWRVNANANQDYSLGGMILNSAGAITANYWLDNVFSPAAGRAHREGDLHIHDLDMLSGYCAGWSLRQLLEEGFGGVPGTTSSLPPRHFTSALGQIVNFFGTLQNEWAGAQAFSSFDTYLAPFIRLDSLTFEQVRQFLQEFVFNLNVPSRWGTQTPFTNLTFDWVCPPDLRDQVPFIGNEPVGFTYGDLQAEMDLINRAFIEVMGEGDAEGRPFTFPIPTYNITPDFDWDSPNAQALFDMTARYGLPYFQNFLNSDLDPGMIRSMCCRLQLDLRELLKRGNGLFGSAELTGSIGVVTLNCARLGYVHAGDEAALLAAATELVRLGVDTLERRRAFVAEALDRGLYPYTKRWLPNLDNHFSTIGVNGCNEMIRNFTSGAYDLTDPQGHAQVARLLDHLNALLVTAQEETGHLYNLEATPAEGATYRLAKEDRKRFPDIVQAGSDEEPYYTNSSQLPVAHTPDPFAALAAQEDLQAKYTGGTVLHLYMGAAMSSGEACAALVRRSLETFRLPYLTITPTFSICQDHGYLSGEHPACPSCGEPTEMWTRVMGYFRPVQSFNIGKKGEFRERVYFRE